In Klebsiella aerogenes, the DNA window CGCTTTAATTTCTGGAATTACACAATCAGTCATGCCGTTCTCCGGGAAATAAATTAAGGAGTTACCAAGTTATCGTGACAGAAAGTTTATGCAAGCAGGATTTCTAATTCCTGGAAGGCTACTCATCTTATTTTTTAATAAGACCAACCGACAGAATAATAGCCATTTAAAATAGCAAAATTTAAATATAAACGTTTATTTTATGGGCCACTTACCAGTATTTAATCTACCATCACCGCTTTGTTGCAGATTTAAATAAAATAACACCATGAAATATCAAACACTTTTACTCGCAGCTGCTGTAGCGCTGGCAGGCTGTAGCGCGCAGGGCGACACCGCCAGCCAGCAACGCGCCAGTATTCAAAAGATGCGTAGCGATACGCTCAGCAAGCTCTACACATTGCATCCGCAAGCGCGTAGCGATATCCAGCATTCGGACGGCTACGCGGTCTTCGCCAGCAATAGCAGCAAAATTTTGCTCTTCGGATTCGGCAGCGGCTACGGCATCGTGAAAAATAGCGCCACCGGCAAAGAGACCTATATGAAGATGGCCCAGGGCGGCGCAGGCCTCGGGATGGGAGTAAAACAGCTGCGTACCGTGCTGGTATTCCACGACAAAGCGGCGCTGAATAATTTTATTACCCATGGTTATATGGTCGGCGCAGACGCCAACGCGGCGGCGAAATATGACGACAAAGGCGTGGCTCCGGTCGGCGCATCGGCCAACGGCGTGGCAAAAGACACCGCTTCGCTGCCGTCAAAAGTGAACGTTTACGAAATTACCGAGAAAGGGCTGGCGGCCCAGGCGATGGTAAACGGTTACAAATACTGGCCGGATGACGACCTGAACAAAAAGTAATCGTTCTGTGGTTCGCGCCGGGAAGGCTGCGGATCCGTTTTCTGCCTTAGCGCGGCTCAACAGCTATTACGAATCGCGGGCATAAAAAAACCGGGTCAGACATTAGCCTGACCCGGCTCTGATGCGATACCCCGGAGCCACGGGTATCTGCATTTAGTGGCCGAGTGCGCCGCTCACCAGAATCGAAGTGATAATTCCGGTCGCCGCGGCAATCAGCACGTAGTTACCGTTGATATAAGACCAATGTTGGCCTTCCGGCGGGCGCGGCAGGCCGCGGCCGTTCCAGTCGTTGACGCGATAATGATCGCCACGGTAATGTTCCGGCGCCGGATGACCTTTGCGGAAGTCGTTACCGTTCCAGGCGAAATGATCCTGCTCATGACGCTCCTGATGGTGATCGTCGCGACCGTTGCGATCCGCGCCGCGGTGGTCATTGCCGCCCTGTTGATGGTGCCCATCCTGGCCGCCGTGATCCGGGCCATTTTGCCAGACCTGCTGCTGCCCCGGACGATGGCCGTCATTCGGGCCATCAGCAAAAGCCTGAGCACTCAGCACACAAGATAAAATAACCGCCAGAGAAATAATCTTTTTCATCGTACACCTCCTGATATATCTCTTTTTTACCCCGTAAATGTGGAGAAATAGTGATGAGAAAAACATCCAGGACTATTCCTGGCTAAATCAGAGATACGCCAGAGAGCCTATTTCACGATCGCCAGAGACAAAAAAGGCCGCTTTCGCGACCTTTTTTAATCTCCGTGAGTCAATATTTACTCAGAGACTTTATTCTTTAAATCTTCAGCGCCTTGCTTGGTTTTATCCCAGCCTTTTTCGCTGACTTCTTTGGTTTTATCCCAACCTTTACTGGCGCCTTCTTTGGTGGCGTTCCAGCCTTTCTCAGTACCTTCTTTGGTCTTATCCCAACCCTTCTCGGCACCTTCTTTGGTTTTATCCCAGGTTTTCTGCGCGCCTTCACTCACCTGGCTGCCGACGCTATCGGTTTTCCCTTCAGCAGCATGTTTGGACTTGAGTTTCATCTCTTCGCCCTGATTCTGCGCCTGGTGTAGTTTTTCCTTCGCCGTGTTCGCGCCTTCATGCGCGGCGGCGACGGTATCATCGGTTGCATGTGTAGTGGTTGCCGCAAATACCGGAGAAGCGACCAGAATAGCTGATAGTGCAATCATTGCTTTTTTCATATTTTATCCTCTCTTAACGCATGCTTTATGTTACGAGTCACATTCAGCATGGCATAAGCCTCTGTTATTTGCTTTAGGAAAAGTTCTTAAAACTGCCCTATCGTTTTTTCCCTCAGCATCTGCAGGCTTAGTGATCGAGATAAAGATAGCTCTCCCAGCTTTTCATGCGGATCAGGATCTTTCTGATCAGCGACAAATGCTCAAAATGTTCGGAATAGACTGCGGCTTCAACATCGGCGCCCTGCGGCAGCTGATAGCTCGCCAGACGATCGTCGGTCACTTTCAATACCACCAACGCGCGGCCATGGGTATCCAGATCGTTTGCGGTCAGCAGTTTACCCTGTCCCTGAAACTGGCTCTCGCCAATCGCCGGTAAGACATCCGCTACCTGTGCTTTAAAGACGGTGCCCGGAATCGACGGGAACAGCAGTTCAGCCTGCTCGCCCTTCTGCAAACGCTGTAGCGCGTTCTGGCGAAAAGCGGCGACGTATTCACGCGAATTCACATTATTCACCGGCACAAACGTCATCACCGGCGCCAGCCCCAACGCAGTAGACATGGTCCCCGGACGCAGGCCGACGGTACTCACATAGCCATCAGACGGCGCACGCACCACGGTATTGTCGAGCTTAAATTGCGCCTCGCGCAGCTGCGCCAGCAGCGAAGCGACTTTGGTGTTCTCACCGTGAACCACGGAATTCAGATCGTTACGCGCCTGAGCCACTTTCGCCTGGGCCGCGTCAACCGCCGCCTGCGTCGCTTTCCAGCTCTGACGGCGGGTATCGACCATCTGATCGGAGAATGCGCCTTTATCATGACCGGCCTGGAAACGAGCATATTCACGCTGGGCCTGATCGCGTTCGGCCACCGCTTTGCTTAAATCAGCCTGCGCGCTGCTCAGCGAAGCATCAAGCGACAGCGCATCCTGACTGGCGGCTTTCACCTGAGCGCTCAGGTCATCCACCCTCGCCTGAAACGGCGTCGGGTCAATGGTGAAAAGGACGTCGCCTTTATGCAGCATTTGATTCGCTTGTACCGGTACGCTGGTTACCCGGCCACGGGTTTGCGAAACAATCGGCACTGTACGAAAAACCTGTTTACCCACTTCGGTATACGGGAAGTTATAATTCATTCCGAGAATCAACGTACCGATAATCACCACCCCGCCTAATACCGCAGTCGGTACCGTCCATTTATTTAATGGAATACGGAATATTTTAAAAATAACGATACATAAAGCGGCATAACACAGCAGTAATAACGTTTCCATTATTTCCCCTCCTGATTCGCGGCGCTATTTTTTAGACGATTCAATTCCACCTGCATCGCGTCCAGACGCAGATGCAAATCACTTTGTTCTTCATTAAGCTTCTGCATTCCCCAGCCGCGGTCTTCGCGCCACAGCGTCGCCCAGATCCACAGCAGCGGCCACAGCACATGCAGGGTAAACAAACTCACCCAACCGGCGTAATGAATCGCATCCTGATGCGGATGGTTGCGTTTTTTGGCAATCTCATAAGGAATATCGTGAATCACGATAATGCCATAAAATAGTATCAATACCACCGCAATCAGGATGGCTAAAGCAATATAATCCAGGGTCATAAAATAACTCCAGAGAGTTTAATAAAATTAAAATTTAGTTTTCTTCAGGCGTCAGCATACCGGGCATGCATTGCCCTTGTGACGCATCATCGTAGTCAGAATTTGTCCGGTATTTTCCGGTCAATTGATATCAGCCGACCTTTTTTTACCGTGATATAGCCGCCCTCTTTCAACGCCGCCAGTACCTGATAAACATAGCTGCGGGAAAGATGGGTCCGTTTAATAATAAAAGCGGACAGGCTTTCGCGTTTTCCGCTATCGATCTCATTACGGTACAGATAGCGGGATAGCATCGACTTTATGGTCTGAAAACCGGACAGGTTGCTGCGCTCATTGTGCGCATCCAGGGCGAAAATCCCCATGTAAGCCAGAATCGTCGCCAGCTCTTTCATATACTCCGGCGAAGAGTGAAAGAAGATACGCTCAAAATTCTCCATCGTGATTCGGGCAAAACGGCAGTGGTCGAGGCACTGATACCGTAACGCTAGCAGCGGACAATAGTGTTCAAGCAGGCCAAGCGGCATATGCTCGATCACAATACCCAACAGATTCTCCCGATCGCTGACGGCCAGGGTGATTTGCCCGGACAGCAGAAAGTAAATGAACCCGCTCTGCGGCTGAAACGGCTCGCCGGCGGCAAACTCGACGCTCTCGCTGCAGGCCGTCACTTCCGGCAGATGCGCGTCAAGCCGCAGCTTCTGGTAGCAAGCATGAATATGGCCAAAACTGCTATTCATCTTCCCCGTGTCCACCGTCGTACTATCCTGTCTCACCGACCCAAGGAAATATATATAAGACAAAGCGAGGGGGAAAGTCCACAGCTGGAGTTTTGACGTAAAGATATGTGTGCCGGGGTTATTTTCCCCATTCGCGATGTAATAAATCACGATAGATCGCGGTTAACACCCCGCCGGGACGAAATTCCTTTTTGATCCACTGCGTCACCTGGCCGGTCGCCGCATGCTGCGTCGCCAGCAGCATACCGGAATCCTGACGCGGATTATGGATCTGGCGGATCACCAGCAGCTTTTCGGCCATGG includes these proteins:
- a CDS encoding HlyD family secretion protein, with amino-acid sequence METLLLLCYAALCIVIFKIFRIPLNKWTVPTAVLGGVVIIGTLILGMNYNFPYTEVGKQVFRTVPIVSQTRGRVTSVPVQANQMLHKGDVLFTIDPTPFQARVDDLSAQVKAASQDALSLDASLSSAQADLSKAVAERDQAQREYARFQAGHDKGAFSDQMVDTRRQSWKATQAAVDAAQAKVAQARNDLNSVVHGENTKVASLLAQLREAQFKLDNTVVRAPSDGYVSTVGLRPGTMSTALGLAPVMTFVPVNNVNSREYVAAFRQNALQRLQKGEQAELLFPSIPGTVFKAQVADVLPAIGESQFQGQGKLLTANDLDTHGRALVVLKVTDDRLASYQLPQGADVEAAVYSEHFEHLSLIRKILIRMKSWESYLYLDH
- a CDS encoding helix-turn-helix domain-containing protein; translated protein: MNSSFGHIHACYQKLRLDAHLPEVTACSESVEFAAGEPFQPQSGFIYFLLSGQITLAVSDRENLLGIVIEHMPLGLLEHYCPLLALRYQCLDHCRFARITMENFERIFFHSSPEYMKELATILAYMGIFALDAHNERSNLSGFQTIKSMLSRYLYRNEIDSGKRESLSAFIIKRTHLSRSYVYQVLAALKEGGYITVKKGRLISIDRKIPDKF
- a CDS encoding DUF3302 domain-containing protein; this encodes MTLDYIALAILIAVVLILFYGIIVIHDIPYEIAKKRNHPHQDAIHYAGWVSLFTLHVLWPLLWIWATLWREDRGWGMQKLNEEQSDLHLRLDAMQVELNRLKNSAANQEGK
- a CDS encoding RcnB family protein; the protein is MKKIISLAVILSCVLSAQAFADGPNDGHRPGQQQVWQNGPDHGGQDGHHQQGGNDHRGADRNGRDDHHQERHEQDHFAWNGNDFRKGHPAPEHYRGDHYRVNDWNGRGLPRPPEGQHWSYINGNYVLIAAATGIITSILVSGALGH
- a CDS encoding YSC84-related protein, whose protein sequence is MKYQTLLLAAAVALAGCSAQGDTASQQRASIQKMRSDTLSKLYTLHPQARSDIQHSDGYAVFASNSSKILLFGFGSGYGIVKNSATGKETYMKMAQGGAGLGMGVKQLRTVLVFHDKAALNNFITHGYMVGADANAAAKYDDKGVAPVGASANGVAKDTASLPSKVNVYEITEKGLAAQAMVNGYKYWPDDDLNKK